The genomic stretch CCGTTGTTGATCACGATCTGTCCGGTGAAGCCGGTACCGACGCCCGTGAGCTGCAAGTTGCCGCCACCGTTGAGCGTGATGGTCTGGTTCCCCGTAATGCCACCACTGAAGGTGACCGCCGTATTGCTGGCGAAATCAAAGCCCGAGGTGACATCCAACGGCGAATTGAGCTGAATGGCCGCCGTGACCGATACGGTGCTCGTACCGTCATTGATGGCGCCTACGACGGGCTGATTGATGAAGGTGGCGTCGCCGCCACTGGATTGAAAAGTGAGGATGTTATTGCTGCTGTTCTTGATCGCCAGGTTCGCGGCACCCGAGTCAGGCTGATTGATAATGATCGAGCCGACCGTGACCGGCAGATTCACGTTCGTCGTGATCCCGGTCGTGCCGACATTCCACACCGCCACGGCATCGACGGCATTGGGCGGCCCGCCGGCCGGCGTCCAGTTTGCCACGGTTTTCCAGTTATTGTTGCTGTTGCCCGTCCATGTAAACATTTGAGCCTTGACCGCAGTAGTACTAAATCCTGTCGCGGCTGCCAGCGCAATACGCCAGATAACGAGCCGCGTGCGCGAACGTTCGGCCTCCGAGCGTGGCCGTGACTCTTGATGCATGGCAGATTCCTTTTCTGTAGGAAGATGAGCGTGATCCGAGCGCCCCATTTGCCGTCCAAGTTGTCTAAAGGCGTTGCGAGTTTTCATGGTTGAGAGACCTCGTGTGATGCGGGAGAAGAAATGGTTAAGAAAAAAGGGGCCGCGACGTTACCGGTGGCACTCGATGAAAAGCGCGGGAAGATAGTGCTCGAAGTCGGTCACGCCGCGGCACTCTTGGTGCATATCAACTGGCCCCGGCGCCAGCAGCGTCCGCGGGTTGCTGCCGCTTGCGCTGTTGATTCTGCCGAGCGGCCGGTTTCCAACGCGGCTCTTCGAGTTGCGCATTCCAATCGCCGTACTGCTTGCGGAGCTGCTCGACGACCCCGGGCCTGGCGGTCGCCAGATCGTGCTTCTCACCCACGTCCGCCAGGAGGTCGAACAGTTGTGGCAGTTGGTTGTCGACCTTGAGCAACTTGTATTGGCCATCGCGAATGGCCCATTGCTGACCGAAACGCCAGTACAATTCCTGGTGCGGCGCCTCCTTCGTTACGCCGGTCAAAAGGGGCAGAAGATTTTTGCCGTCGATCGGTTTACCGGCGCCCAATTCGGTGCCAGCCACGGCCGCGATCGTCGCGGGAATGTCGAGCTGGATCACCGGCTGGTCCAAAGTGGCGCCGGCCGGAATGTGACCTTTCCAACGCGCCAGGAAAGGTACGCGTACGCCCCCTTCCCAGACCGTGGCCTTGCGGCCGTTGAGGGGATCGTTTTTGCTACCATTGGCCGGCGGGCCGCCATTGTCGCTGATGAAGAAAACGAGCGTATCCTCGTCGAGTTGAGCGTCGCGCAGCTTACCGAGGACCGCGCCGACGTTGTCGTCCAGCGCGCTGAGCATGGCCGCGTAGGTGCGCCGCTTTTCATCTTCGATCTTGCCAAAGCGATCGAGATACTTGGCCGGTGCTTGCGCAGGCAAATGCACGGCATTAAATGTCAGCAGCAACAGAAACGGCTGCTGGCGGTGTCGGTCGATGAAGGTGACGGCCTCGCGACCCAGCGCATCGGTTAAATACTCTCGTTCTTCGACGATTTCGTTGCCACGCAGGATTGGCTGGCCATTCTTGCCCTGCTCGGCAGCGAAATAAGGATGCGCGCCCCCCAGAAAGCCAAAGAATTCGTCGAAGCCACGCTTCTGTGGATGAAACTTCGGTGCGCCGCCCAAATGCCATTTACCCACCAGGCCGGTGACGTAGCCGGCCGGCTTGAGAGCATCGGCAATCGTGGTTTCGATGAGCGGCAAGCCGATTTCGTCGTTGTTCGCGCCGCCAGGATTGAATTCATGGCCGAAACGTTGCTGATAGCGTCCGGTCAACAGTCCAGCGCGCGTGGGACTGCAATACGGTCCGGAAACGTATCCGGCCGTGAAGCGTGTGCCGGAGCTGGCCAGCGCGTCGAGATGCGGCGTGGGAATGTCTTTGCCGCCTTGGAAGCCCGGGTCGGCGTAGCCAAGATCATCAGCCACGATCACCACGATATTGGGCTTGCGCGAGGGCTTAGTATCGTCGCCGTGTGACGTGCCGGTGACAATCGCGGACGTCACGAACGGCAGCACCGCCAGCCGGATTATTCCGCGCGGCGAGAACCAGAATCGCCGCTTCATTGGACGAGGAATCTTGAAAAGCATAGACCGTTCCTTATTGAAAAGGGTGAAGTTAAACGCGGTCGAGATGCCGTGGCCGCGTCGTTAGCGCTAGAAACCCTGTGTGTTCGTTTCGCCGCCATCTTTCGAGCCGAGCGCTTGCCAGACAATCACGTTGATCGTGTCGGAAACGAATCGTGCGCTGCCGTCAGCCATGCCCAGGCCAACGCCCGCTACGTGCCGGCTGCACGCTGTCGTGGCGCCACCGTTGGCGTTGGGACTGTTGCCGCGCGGGCAGCTCCAGGTATTCGGGGTCATGATGTGCGTGTATCGCGTGGTCATGTAGTTGCCGTTGATCCAATCACGACCGGAGAAAGAGGTCTGATTGGAGGAGCCCGACATGGTCGCCGGATTTAGCGCCATGCACTTGGTGTAGACCGCGTTCGCGCTGGCCGTGGAGTTGTTGTTGGCGAGCTGAAAGTAGTCGCTCAGCACTTCGACGTTGTTGTCGTCGCCGTCGCCGAGCACCTTTTCGCTGAACAGCGCGGTGTTCGAAGTGCCGTCGGTGATCTGCGCCATGCGCACCACGACGTTCGTCAGGAAGATGCCGTTGTTGGTCTCCTTGGCACTTGGAGAACCGTCGTTGACGGTGGTACCCACGTCACTGCCAGCGTTCGCGCGGTAGTTGTTTCGCCCCCATGCCCCCAGCACCGCGTCGTATTGATCAGCGCTGTCTGCGGCGTTGGACATCCGATCGTCGAGATCGTCGGGGCAGCGAAAGCCGGGAATATTGACGAACTTTGCGTTGTTGCTGCCGGTGCCGTTGGCGAAGTTGATTTGAGAATAGACCGTTCCCTGCTCGAGATACGGCAACAGCATGGCGTGCTGGCTATAGGTATTTGGCTGTTGCCGGCCCATGGGGAAGGCCTGATTCGCCTCGTGAAAGTTGAGCGCGGCCAGGCCCAGTTGTTTAATGTTGTTGATGCACTGCGTGCGACGCGCCGATTCGCGCGCCGCCTGCACCGCGGGCAAGAGGATGGCAATCAGAATGCCGATGATCGCGATCACGACCAGTAGTTCGATCAACGTGAACGCGCCACGGCTGTTGTTCGGCGCTGCATTGTTAGCGCCGTAGAGGGGGAAACGCTGCATCGTTGACTCCATCAACGAGGCGCACGTGCTTCCGGAAGTCCGGTCAGCGACGCACTGTTGGCACAAGAAGCTCCCGAAGTCGGGTCGCCAACGCACAAATCAGACCGCGGACACGGGCATGCAGGTCACAAACGATCCTGCAGCCCGTGATGCGGCGATCAGCAACTACACGAGCGCCGCACGGGGGAACGCGCCGCGGCATGAGTGAAAAAAGCGATCCCCGCCACGCGTCCGTGGACACAGGATCGCTCAAGAGGCGACGCGCCGGGTGAATGTGGCAAGGGAGGGCCACTCGTCACAGACAGGTCGCCTGAAAATGGGCCGCCAAAGGATAGGAATTCATTGAGAACCTGAAGCATGCGCGACTCCTAAAAGTCGTGACGCGTGCCTCTGGTCTTCCAGTCAGCGACGCCTGAAGATTGTGTCGAATACTCGAAAATAGCCGTGAACCGCTTGATACATCACGAATATGATCGAGATTGGGATCATTATCTCCAATTGCTCTTGGCTGTCAAGAGCGACGTGCCAAAAAAGAGGCGCTCTCAAGCCATGGACTTGCCCACGATGGCGTTGCAGATCAAATCGGGCGGCCTCGGCCGGGGCGTATGTTAGAAGGCGGAAAAATCAGTGTTCGAGACTCAGATAGATTTCCGTCAATGCTCGCTGCAGATCTGAGACATTCTCAAACGAAGTGCTGAGGATCTTAAAGAGAGGATCTGGGATTCTTTCCCTCAGCGACGCCGGGATGGCTTTTAGATAGGGCACATCCCTGCCATG from Pirellulales bacterium encodes the following:
- a CDS encoding DUF1559 domain-containing protein, coding for MQRFPLYGANNAAPNNSRGAFTLIELLVVIAIIGILIAILLPAVQAARESARRTQCINNIKQLGLAALNFHEANQAFPMGRQQPNTYSQHAMLLPYLEQGTVYSQINFANGTGSNNAKFVNIPGFRCPDDLDDRMSNAADSADQYDAVLGAWGRNNYRANAGSDVGTTVNDGSPSAKETNNGIFLTNVVVRMAQITDGTSNTALFSEKVLGDGDDNNVEVLSDYFQLANNNSTASANAVYTKCMALNPATMSGSSNQTSFSGRDWINGNYMTTRYTHIMTPNTWSCPRGNSPNANGGATTACSRHVAGVGLGMADGSARFVSDTINVIVWQALGSKDGGETNTQGF
- a CDS encoding sulfatase-like hydrolase/transferase, with the translated sequence MKRRFWFSPRGIIRLAVLPFVTSAIVTGTSHGDDTKPSRKPNIVVIVADDLGYADPGFQGGKDIPTPHLDALASSGTRFTAGYVSGPYCSPTRAGLLTGRYQQRFGHEFNPGGANNDEIGLPLIETTIADALKPAGYVTGLVGKWHLGGAPKFHPQKRGFDEFFGFLGGAHPYFAAEQGKNGQPILRGNEIVEEREYLTDALGREAVTFIDRHRQQPFLLLLTFNAVHLPAQAPAKYLDRFGKIEDEKRRTYAAMLSALDDNVGAVLGKLRDAQLDEDTLVFFISDNGGPPANGSKNDPLNGRKATVWEGGVRVPFLARWKGHIPAGATLDQPVIQLDIPATIAAVAGTELGAGKPIDGKNLLPLLTGVTKEAPHQELYWRFGQQWAIRDGQYKLLKVDNQLPQLFDLLADVGEKHDLATARPGVVEQLRKQYGDWNAQLEEPRWKPAARQNQQRKRQQPADAAGAGAS